The following proteins are encoded in a genomic region of Takifugu flavidus isolate HTHZ2018 chromosome 3, ASM371156v2, whole genome shotgun sequence:
- the nfkbiz gene encoding NF-kappa-B inhibitor zeta — protein sequence MLDPSCETGGNRTGSLGASFINDRGHVPAGPGLHRYLLPVPRKNTVRELLTIKRLVHQKHNCFQDRMINNNNLEFQSGFSGPTHLPGPLTPVGGGKRPPVQLTLFQWQIQREEQKVAGMSAEQLSMQDADGDTVLHIAVAQGKRALVYVLAVKMAEHGALDLKEHKGQTALHVAVATNNHLIVQDLLTHGANVNTWDHWGRSPLHVCAQKGHLSSLQAIWKTVQWTRQQVDTGMHNYDGLTALHTATMSHNAVLKELWDQKHPCTDRKTELEQRRQTYANIVKSLLLMGASIGSKDLKSGRTCLHMAAEAANVELLKVFLDPPSSVTVINATAFNGNTALHVVSALQHSRSQTAAVKLLMSRGADPGIRNLENELPWQLVAEGPSGEKVRQLLKGKHLQN from the exons ATGTTGGATCCGAGCTGTGAGACGGGAGGAAACCGGACGGGGTCACTGGGGGCCAGCTTCATCAACGACAGAG gACATGTTCCGGCTGGACCCGGGCTTCACAGGTACCTTCTGCCTGTTCCCAGGAAGAACACCGTGAGGGAACTGTTGACAATAAAGCGTCTTGTTCACCAG AAACACAACTGCTTTCAGGACAGAatgatcaacaacaacaacttggAGTTCCAGTCTGGTTTCTCTGGCCCCACACACCTGCCGGGACCTCTGACACCGGTCGGCGGAGGAAAGAGGCCTCCGGTACAGCTGACTTTGTTTCAGTGGCAGATTCAGCGGGAGGAGCAGAAAGTGGCGGGAATGTCGGCCGAGCAGCTCAGCATGCAGGACGCCGACGGTGACAC ggttCTTCACATCGCGGTGGCTCAGGGCAAACGTGCCCTTGTGTACGTTCTGGCGGTGAAGATGGCTGAGCACGGCGCGCTCGACTTGAAAGAGCACAAAGGACAG ACGGCCCTTCACGTCGCCGTCGCCACCAACAACCACCTGATCGTCCAGGACCTTCTGACTCACGGAGCCAACGTCAACACTTGGGACCATTGGGGTCGCTCCCCTCTGCACGTCTGTGCCCAGAAAGGTCACCTCTCCAGCCTTCAG GCCATCTGGAAGACGGTCCAGTGGACCCGGCAGCAGGTGGACACCGGAATGCACAATTACGATG GCTTAACGGCACTCCACACAGCCACCATGTCTCACAACGCTGTCCTCAAAGAGCTGTGGGATCAGAAACATCCGTGCACGGACAGAAAaacagagctggagcagaggcgTCAAACGTACGCCAATATTGTCAAGAGCCTGCTGCTCATGGGCGCCTCCATAGGGTCAAAG GATTTAAAAAGTGGACGCACGTGCCTTCACATGGCTGCTGAGGCGGCGAACGTGGAGCTGTTGAAGGTTTTCCTCGACCCCCCATCTTCAGTCACAGTGATTAACGCCACG GCCTTCAATGGGAACACGGCGCTCCACGTGGTCAGCGCTCTGCAACACTCCAGAAGTCAGACGGCGGcggtgaagctgctgatgagccGAGGAGCCGACCCCGGCATCAGGAACCTGGAGAACGAGCTGCCGTGGCAGCTGGTGGCCGAAGGGCCCTCCGGTGAAAAG gtgCGGCAACTCCTCAAAGGGAAACATTTGCAGAATTGA